A stretch of the Archangium violaceum genome encodes the following:
- a CDS encoding GAF domain-containing protein → MSVEAFAKVTEASKLLVEKGFSGQAVMAAIELVGRAIGVDRAVVYENSTATMPGKRLAPLRHAWGSAPMTPLLQTFPLKDQMAGWVEVLSRGQPVWELVRNIQGPLQVNLEAQGVQSVLLSPINVGNINGQWWGFLRLDDCQKERRWSSDELTIVRTLSRSLSNALRQDMRRETLAQTRQELEAMMLRCAATGTR, encoded by the coding sequence ATGTCGGTCGAAGCATTCGCGAAGGTCACCGAGGCCTCGAAGCTGCTGGTGGAGAAGGGGTTCTCGGGTCAGGCGGTGATGGCGGCCATCGAGCTGGTGGGACGCGCGATCGGGGTGGACCGGGCGGTGGTCTACGAGAACAGCACCGCGACGATGCCGGGCAAGCGGCTGGCGCCGCTGAGGCACGCGTGGGGCTCGGCGCCCATGACGCCGCTGCTGCAGACGTTCCCGCTGAAGGATCAGATGGCGGGCTGGGTGGAGGTGCTCTCGCGCGGACAGCCGGTCTGGGAGCTCGTGCGCAACATCCAGGGTCCGCTGCAGGTGAACCTGGAGGCGCAGGGCGTGCAGTCGGTGCTGCTGAGCCCCATCAACGTGGGCAACATCAACGGCCAGTGGTGGGGCTTCCTGCGGCTGGACGACTGCCAGAAGGAGCGCCGCTGGTCCTCGGATGAGCTGACCATCGTCCGGACGCTGTCGCGCTCGCTGTCGAACGCGCTGCGCCAGGACATGCGGCGCGAGACGCTGGCACAGACGCGCCAGGAGCTGGAAGCGATGATGCTGCGCTGCGCGGCGACGGGCACGCGCTGA
- a CDS encoding reverse transcriptase family protein: MSSQPPRNRQELYDRIRASSREEVILEEMVRLGFWPARTGIPGDPADVVHRRNELRGQIRALATERSRLGNLEAMKRELRKRRLEESRRKQQETKERRERERQARAQAWKERKAKELLFLGRGVSEGLSERVTDEAKLTRQGLPVLAAPEALAQALGLSVGKLRALCFARTVSTSSNYVRFLLPKKTGGTRLISAPLPRLKAAQAWVLENILEKVPVHEAAHGFRAGRSIVTNARPHVGAGVVVNLDLKDFFPSVLYPRVKGVFVRLGYSEATATVLALLCTEPDVEEVELDGRRYYVAQGERRLPQGAPTSPALTNILCRRLDRRLSGAARKLGFVYTRYADDLTFSAHGPGPHDAGELLRFVRWLVRQEDFTPHPEKTRVLRRGRQQEVTGIVVNDKPGVDRETLKRFRALLHQLEKSGPEGKTWGRGGDVIASAVGYAHYVAMVDPVKGGALQRKARALEARYGRAPVAPPAPAAPPVEPVSRPESERKPPEPPKKKWWKLF; encoded by the coding sequence ATGTCCTCCCAGCCCCCCCGTAACCGACAGGAGCTGTACGACCGCATCCGCGCCAGCTCCCGGGAAGAGGTCATCCTCGAGGAGATGGTGCGCCTGGGCTTCTGGCCGGCGCGCACGGGCATTCCCGGGGACCCGGCGGACGTGGTGCACCGGCGCAACGAGCTGCGGGGGCAGATCCGCGCGCTCGCCACCGAGCGGAGCCGGCTGGGCAACCTGGAGGCGATGAAGCGCGAGCTGCGCAAGCGGCGGCTGGAGGAGAGCCGGCGCAAGCAGCAGGAGACGAAGGAGCGGCGCGAGCGCGAGCGGCAGGCGCGGGCCCAGGCCTGGAAGGAGCGCAAGGCGAAGGAGCTGCTCTTCCTGGGCCGGGGTGTGTCCGAGGGCCTGAGCGAGCGCGTCACGGATGAGGCGAAGCTCACGCGCCAGGGGCTCCCGGTGCTGGCGGCGCCGGAGGCGCTGGCGCAGGCGTTGGGGCTGAGCGTGGGGAAGCTCCGGGCGTTGTGCTTCGCGCGTACGGTGTCCACCTCGAGCAACTACGTGCGCTTCCTGCTGCCCAAGAAGACGGGCGGCACCCGGCTCATCTCCGCGCCCCTGCCGCGCCTGAAGGCCGCGCAGGCGTGGGTGTTGGAGAACATCCTGGAGAAGGTGCCCGTGCACGAGGCGGCCCACGGCTTCCGCGCGGGGCGCTCCATCGTCACGAATGCCCGGCCGCACGTGGGCGCGGGCGTGGTGGTGAACCTGGACTTGAAGGACTTCTTCCCCTCGGTGCTGTACCCGCGGGTGAAGGGCGTCTTCGTGCGGCTGGGCTACAGCGAGGCCACCGCCACGGTGCTGGCGCTGCTGTGCACCGAGCCGGACGTGGAGGAAGTGGAGCTGGACGGGCGGCGCTACTACGTCGCCCAGGGCGAGCGGCGGCTGCCCCAGGGCGCGCCCACTTCACCCGCGCTGACGAACATCCTCTGCCGGCGGTTGGATCGGCGCCTGTCGGGCGCGGCGCGCAAGCTGGGTTTCGTCTACACGCGCTACGCGGATGACCTCACGTTCTCCGCCCACGGGCCGGGACCGCACGACGCGGGCGAGCTGCTGCGCTTCGTGCGCTGGCTGGTGCGTCAGGAGGACTTCACTCCGCACCCCGAGAAGACGCGCGTCCTGCGCCGGGGCCGGCAGCAGGAGGTGACGGGCATCGTCGTCAACGACAAGCCCGGCGTGGATCGCGAGACGCTCAAGCGCTTCCGCGCCCTGCTGCACCAGCTCGAGAAGAGCGGGCCCGAGGGCAAGACGTGGGGCCGTGGCGGGGATGTCATCGCCTCCGCCGTGGGCTACGCCCACTACGTGGCCATGGTGGATCCGGTGAAGGGCGGGGCGCTCCAGCGGAAGGCCCGGGCGCTCGAGGCGCGTTACGGACGGGCGCCCGTGGCCCCTCCTGCTCCCGCGGCGCCTCCCGTGGAACCCGTGAGCCGCCCGGAGAGCGAGCGGAAGCCTCCCGAGCCCCCGAAGAAGAAGTGGTGGAAGCTGTTCTGA
- a CDS encoding SWIM zinc finger family protein has product MQFEYSYAGNTAVQHRGDSTQLSFAPDLKRQPTFFSGELRQNVAFREAISALHDVVVSDLRFKPRDKTAYKLWAAQQEQVDLAAVASQRQAVASRLKALREELAALESESSNRMRAFYTARSRYFQYLYEKNRDLWFVFDPVITVHPDECFFECFSQDESSYGRLGASYEVFQDIGEFSCGTTNIDYSTPLYDEFQKIRSYKRTRFEVDPSGFTTRTGTDTAYKEVKIDLPDSWVRGFLQVNSAMALPAVSFTLHPMDVHNFLFVLARHKEKKGPRSMRYKLAPGQPVKVVFEPWGTEVVCPRSVFEGEGTHDIRVWGRRRLRVLERLIPVARRFTVHLLGTGLPSFYVADLGDLSFTLGLSGWTANDWSTAGNFDLMAPRGQVDELTRRRVFDALKETWSARPEALAAKLGLERGVVLGALSAWTQAGRAIWDLNKGVYRARELSREPLPMDKLRFANEREERATRFLDARAVDLRVRLGSTDASVELSGAVKEGTKVLRPTLRLDADQRMVFGECTCNFFQQNKLFRGPCEHLLALRLQHSRVSRT; this is encoded by the coding sequence GTGCAGTTTGAGTATTCCTACGCGGGCAACACCGCGGTGCAGCACCGGGGGGACAGCACCCAGCTGTCCTTCGCGCCGGACCTCAAGCGCCAGCCCACCTTCTTCTCCGGCGAGCTGCGCCAGAACGTGGCCTTCCGCGAGGCCATCTCCGCCCTGCACGACGTGGTGGTGTCGGACCTGCGCTTCAAGCCCAGGGACAAGACGGCCTACAAGCTCTGGGCCGCGCAGCAGGAGCAGGTGGACCTGGCGGCCGTCGCCTCGCAGCGCCAGGCGGTGGCCAGCCGCCTGAAGGCCCTGCGCGAGGAGCTCGCCGCGTTGGAGTCGGAGAGCTCCAATCGCATGCGGGCCTTCTACACGGCGCGCTCGCGCTACTTCCAATACCTCTACGAGAAGAACCGGGACCTGTGGTTCGTGTTCGATCCGGTCATCACCGTCCACCCGGACGAGTGCTTCTTCGAGTGCTTCAGCCAGGACGAGTCCAGCTACGGCCGGCTCGGCGCCAGCTACGAGGTCTTCCAGGACATCGGCGAGTTCTCGTGTGGCACCACCAACATCGACTACTCGACGCCGCTCTACGACGAGTTCCAGAAGATCCGCTCCTACAAGCGCACGCGCTTCGAGGTGGACCCGAGCGGCTTCACCACGCGGACGGGCACGGACACGGCGTACAAGGAGGTGAAGATCGACCTCCCGGACTCCTGGGTGCGCGGCTTCCTGCAGGTGAACTCGGCGATGGCCCTGCCGGCGGTGAGCTTCACGCTGCACCCCATGGACGTGCACAACTTCCTCTTCGTGCTCGCGCGGCACAAGGAGAAGAAGGGGCCGCGCTCCATGCGCTACAAGCTGGCGCCGGGGCAGCCGGTGAAGGTGGTGTTCGAGCCGTGGGGGACGGAGGTGGTGTGTCCGCGCTCGGTGTTCGAGGGCGAGGGCACGCACGACATCCGCGTGTGGGGCCGCCGGCGTCTGCGCGTGCTGGAGCGGCTCATCCCCGTGGCCCGGCGCTTCACCGTGCACCTGCTGGGCACGGGGCTGCCGTCCTTCTACGTGGCGGACCTGGGGGACCTGTCCTTCACGCTGGGTCTGTCCGGGTGGACGGCCAATGACTGGTCCACCGCGGGCAACTTCGATCTGATGGCGCCGCGCGGGCAGGTGGACGAGCTCACCCGCCGCCGGGTCTTCGACGCGCTCAAGGAGACGTGGTCCGCCAGGCCCGAGGCGCTGGCGGCGAAGCTGGGGCTGGAGCGGGGCGTGGTGCTCGGCGCGCTGTCGGCCTGGACGCAGGCGGGGCGGGCCATCTGGGATTTGAACAAGGGCGTGTACCGGGCGCGCGAGCTGAGCCGCGAGCCCCTGCCCATGGACAAGCTGCGCTTCGCCAACGAGCGCGAGGAGCGCGCCACGCGCTTCCTGGACGCGAGGGCGGTGGACCTCAGGGTCCGGCTCGGATCCACGGACGCTTCGGTGGAGCTGAGCGGCGCGGTGAAGGAGGGCACGAAGGTGTTGCGACCCACTTTGCGACTCGACGCGGACCAGCGTATGGTTTTCGGTGAGTGCACGTGCAACTTTTTCCAGCAGAACAAGTTGTTCCGGGGGCCGTGCGAGCACCTGCTCGCGTTGAGGCTCCAGCACTCACGGGTATCTCGCACATGA
- a CDS encoding WGR domain-containing protein produces the protein MAEERTYLELSEEGGGSHKFYEVKVEGNSLTVRYGRIGDKGQTQVSQFPSPDKALAEARKKINEKVRKGYAPAVMGQRTKRSVTRREITSGRSNANQAPLLWKFNSGDRAFGIFVDDSRCWVGNESGSIYSVDHEGRTLSQFRLADGVKCIVADDRWLYAGCDDGRVYDLGGKVPRVAYNISDDVDIYWLDIKDGVLGVSDAGGKLTAINHEDESQWEKQSVGTHGWMVRCDELGMYHGHGRGLTMYDWEDGREIWHRPTQGNVLFGWQEESSLYACTNLGFVHRFTKKGDAGPVMQCDAAVFSCAAVDDGRYVFAGDNMSSVYCFNDKGQRLWKLSTGCGSAFSMQFFQDRLYLVTTEGVLACVDASEKAIQAAQSGSLPKARDIKAPAPVAAVPVGTVETTREADSGVIVECYQDGPNLRVRVVSPGYRPDFHVQFPKDIRQAGSRYVVEGVHESARGGFYRAYGDIRRLVS, from the coding sequence ATGGCCGAGGAACGGACGTACCTGGAGCTGTCGGAAGAGGGGGGCGGCTCGCACAAGTTCTACGAGGTGAAGGTGGAGGGCAACTCCCTCACCGTTCGCTACGGCCGCATCGGCGACAAGGGCCAGACACAGGTCTCCCAGTTCCCGTCCCCGGACAAGGCGCTCGCGGAGGCTCGCAAGAAGATCAACGAGAAGGTCCGCAAGGGTTATGCCCCCGCCGTCATGGGCCAGCGTACGAAGCGCTCGGTCACCCGCCGGGAGATCACCAGCGGTCGCTCCAACGCGAACCAGGCTCCGCTCCTCTGGAAGTTCAACTCGGGCGATCGCGCCTTCGGCATCTTCGTGGACGACTCGCGCTGCTGGGTGGGCAACGAGAGCGGTTCCATCTACTCGGTGGACCATGAGGGCCGGACGCTCTCCCAGTTCCGTCTCGCCGATGGCGTGAAGTGCATCGTCGCCGATGACCGCTGGCTCTACGCCGGGTGTGACGATGGTCGTGTCTACGACCTCGGGGGCAAGGTGCCCCGCGTCGCGTACAACATCTCGGACGACGTGGACATCTACTGGCTGGACATCAAGGACGGTGTCCTCGGCGTGTCCGACGCGGGCGGCAAGCTCACCGCCATCAACCACGAGGACGAGTCCCAGTGGGAGAAGCAGAGCGTCGGCACCCATGGGTGGATGGTCCGCTGCGACGAGCTGGGCATGTACCACGGCCACGGGCGTGGCCTGACCATGTACGACTGGGAGGACGGCCGGGAAATCTGGCACCGCCCCACCCAGGGCAACGTGCTCTTCGGCTGGCAGGAGGAGTCCTCCCTCTACGCCTGTACCAACCTGGGCTTCGTGCACCGCTTCACCAAGAAGGGCGACGCGGGGCCCGTCATGCAGTGCGACGCGGCGGTGTTCTCCTGCGCCGCGGTGGATGACGGCCGGTACGTCTTCGCTGGTGACAACATGTCCAGCGTCTACTGCTTCAACGACAAGGGCCAGCGGCTGTGGAAGTTGTCCACCGGCTGCGGCTCGGCGTTCTCCATGCAGTTCTTCCAGGATCGGCTCTACCTCGTCACCACCGAGGGCGTGCTCGCCTGCGTCGACGCGAGCGAGAAGGCCATCCAGGCCGCGCAGTCCGGCTCGCTGCCCAAGGCCCGCGACATCAAGGCGCCCGCGCCCGTGGCCGCCGTGCCCGTGGGTACCGTGGAGACGACGCGCGAGGCGGACAGCGGCGTCATCGTGGAGTGCTACCAGGACGGCCCGAACCTGCGCGTGCGCGTGGTGTCCCCCGGCTACCGTCCCGACTTCCACGTGCAGTTCCCCAAGGACATCCGCCAGGCGGGGAGCCGTTACGTGGTAGAGGGTGTTCACGAGTCCGCGCGCGGTGGCTTCTACCGCGCCTATGGCGACATCCGCAGGCTGGTGAGCTGA
- a CDS encoding AMP-dependent synthetase/ligase encodes MSGSTQKKEMAGQGQVALAPDAHLLQPLFEHARKNPDKPLFSRRAGDRFEPLSAGDIARTVRRLARGLMALGVEPGQRVALMSKTRVEWVLLDYAILAAGATTVPIYETSSADQVEWILKDSAAVVAFFETDTLHALYRQSADRLPDCRHTFVIDQAALEHLQQRGDEVDEARLDERLSGLRTDNLATLIYTSGTTGRPRGCELTHANIRVNTLQVLAHAGGVITEQDRTFLFLPLAHALAKILFLAAVEKGNTVAFATSPGKITEELAMARPTWFGTVPRVLEKVFQTAQQKAESAGKGRVFELATNAAIQYSRERSQGRIGLLTRLQHAVFDRLVYRMLRKVLGGELQFVVSGGGPLPERLNHFYNGLGITVLEGYGMTETSPVLTLNSDSSNRIGTVGQPLAGTTVRIADDGEILVKGPQVFVGYWNNPEATQRTLTPDGWLQTGDLGSLDEQGFLRITGRKKEILVTAAGKNVAPGPLEDRIREHPLVSQAMVVGEGKPFVSALVTIDTGAFSNWARKNGKDGQKLESLVEDKALRNEVSQAIESANRSVSRAESIRKFVILPHDFTIERNELTPSLKVRRHVVTQHYAQVIEHLYERAGGGD; translated from the coding sequence ATGAGCGGCAGCACTCAAAAGAAGGAGATGGCGGGTCAGGGGCAGGTCGCGCTCGCACCGGATGCACACCTGCTCCAACCCCTGTTCGAGCACGCACGCAAGAACCCGGACAAGCCCCTGTTCTCGCGCCGTGCCGGTGACCGTTTCGAGCCCCTGTCCGCGGGTGACATCGCGCGCACGGTGCGTCGGCTCGCCCGGGGATTGATGGCGCTCGGCGTCGAGCCCGGCCAACGCGTGGCCCTGATGTCCAAGACGCGGGTCGAGTGGGTCCTGCTCGACTACGCCATCCTCGCCGCCGGAGCCACCACCGTCCCCATCTACGAGACCTCCTCCGCCGATCAGGTGGAGTGGATCCTCAAGGACAGCGCGGCGGTGGTCGCGTTCTTCGAGACCGACACCCTGCACGCCCTCTACCGTCAGTCCGCGGACCGGCTCCCGGACTGCCGCCACACCTTCGTCATCGACCAGGCCGCGCTCGAGCACCTCCAGCAGCGCGGAGACGAGGTCGACGAGGCCCGCCTCGACGAGCGGCTGTCGGGGCTGCGGACCGACAACCTCGCCACCCTCATCTACACCTCGGGCACCACGGGCCGCCCTCGCGGCTGCGAGCTCACGCACGCCAACATCCGCGTGAACACCCTCCAGGTGCTGGCCCACGCGGGTGGCGTCATCACCGAGCAGGACCGGACGTTCCTCTTCCTGCCGCTCGCCCACGCGCTGGCCAAGATCCTCTTCCTCGCCGCCGTGGAGAAGGGCAACACGGTCGCCTTCGCCACCAGCCCCGGCAAGATCACCGAGGAGCTGGCCATGGCCCGGCCCACCTGGTTCGGCACCGTGCCCCGGGTGCTCGAGAAGGTATTCCAGACGGCCCAACAGAAGGCCGAGAGCGCGGGCAAGGGCCGCGTGTTCGAGCTCGCCACGAACGCGGCCATCCAGTACTCGCGCGAGCGCTCCCAGGGCCGCATCGGACTCCTCACGCGGCTCCAGCACGCGGTGTTCGACCGGCTCGTGTACCGCATGCTCCGCAAGGTCCTCGGCGGGGAGCTCCAATTCGTCGTGTCCGGCGGCGGGCCCCTCCCGGAGCGGCTGAATCACTTCTACAACGGCCTGGGTATCACGGTGCTCGAGGGCTACGGCATGACCGAGACGAGCCCCGTGCTCACCCTCAACTCCGATAGCTCCAACCGCATTGGAACCGTGGGCCAGCCCCTGGCCGGCACCACCGTGCGCATCGCGGACGATGGGGAGATCCTCGTGAAGGGGCCCCAGGTCTTCGTCGGCTACTGGAACAACCCGGAGGCCACCCAGCGCACGCTCACCCCGGACGGGTGGCTGCAGACGGGAGACCTCGGCAGCCTGGATGAGCAGGGCTTCCTGCGCATCACCGGCCGCAAGAAGGAGATCCTCGTCACCGCGGCCGGCAAGAACGTCGCGCCGGGGCCTCTGGAGGACCGCATCCGCGAGCACCCCCTGGTCAGTCAGGCCATGGTGGTGGGCGAGGGCAAGCCCTTCGTGTCGGCGCTCGTCACGATCGACACCGGGGCCTTCTCCAACTGGGCCCGGAAGAACGGCAAGGACGGGCAGAAGTTGGAGTCCCTGGTGGAGGACAAGGCGCTGCGCAACGAGGTGAGCCAGGCCATCGAATCCGCCAACCGCTCGGTGTCGCGCGCGGAGTCCATCCGCAAGTTCGTCATCCTCCCGCACGACTTCACCATCGAGCGCAACGAGCTCACGCCCTCGCTCAAGGTGCGGCGCCACGTCGTCACCCAGCACTACGCCCAGGTCATCGAGCACCTGTACGAGCGCGCGGGCGGTGGCGACTGA